From the Desulfobacteraceae bacterium genome, the window ACTCAGGGTCTGCTCGGTGCCGGGTTCGGCGCTCCGGTCAACGGGGATATTTCGTTGGATTTTGAGGTTCAACTGGAGCCCGTCTTCCTTGGGCTTGATTTTGAGATTTAGCTTGGAGTAACCGGCCAGCAACGGGCCGAATTCGCTTTCTTCCACAACAGCTTCCCCTTGAACCTCGCAGGCCAGTTGCTGCAGCAGTTTTGCGGTCGCCTGGGGATTCAGGGTTCGCTTGATTTTTGCTTCAGTCTTTTTCATGTGGCCGCCTCACTTTCTGGTTCTGAAAGTTTGAATCCATTCATCCAAAATCGCGTTGGCTGTTCGCCGGACTGGTGGTTGGTTCCGGCCCAGACCGGGGAGCCGACCGTTTTGAGGTCATGGTTTGCAAGAAGTGGTGGAGAATAGTTCCGGTATGTTCAGGTATGATTAGTCTGAAGTTGGATGGTTCCGCGCGCATTTGGCTCGATAAGTTTTTGAAATCACATTTCTGATGGATGACGGCACCCGAACCGGGTTTGCGGGGCGGATCGGCCGCATCCAGAAAAAAAGGGGGGACACCGATTAGTGTCCCCCGAAAACATGGGTTCTTGAAAGCGGTTGGGGCAGCTGGCGATGCCCGGAAACCGCTAAAGATTTCCGCAGGCTCAAGAATGCCGCCTGCAGCAGGCTGATAAGGCCCCCCGGTTCTTCCAGGCGTCTGCGAGGGCAGCGCGCCCGGCCGGGCCCCGCCCGGGGATCTCTCAGATAAAGGCGGCGATCAGGGAGAGGCCGTTGGCTTCCAGCGCCCGTCCCACCGCCCACCCGAAAACCGCCCGGCCAAGCCGACGAACGGCCTTGTCGGTGACCTGCTGGACGGGGTCAGCGCTCTCGAGATCGAGCGCGCCGTCGTAGTGGCCGCTTTCCTTGAGCACCTGGAGCAGGCGTTCGACCCCGATCCGGTCGGGATCGTAGGTCACGATGGTGCTGCCGGTCATGGTGTTGACGCGCACGGTGTGCACTCCGTAAAGGTCCAAAAGATCATGAATTTGACTGGATTTCTGTGGGTTGGACCTCAAGGCGGGGATTTTGACACGCAACCGGCCGGGGACATGATGAAGGGTGTTCGCCGAATCCATTTCTACTCCTCTTGGCTTTTATCCACTTTGACAAACGTTCTGCATTTGGGATAATTGCGGCAGCGATAACGGGTGACGGACTTCCGGCGCATGTAAACGTGCATGGGGGCTCCGCACCTCGGACAGTTGGGCCTCTCCGTGGCTTCGGCCTTGCCTGAAGGCCACACGAACTGGCGGCCGCACACCAGACACAGGAAGCGACGCTTGCCGTTCCGGGTACTGCCATAGCGGTTGATCGCATCCGCCCCGCACGCGGGACATCGAATATCCGCCCCCACCGTCGCCACCTGCCAGACCCTCGCTTCCATTCCTTCTTATAGGTCCGGTTTGTTAGGCTTTTGTTAACTGGATATAAGAAATTGATTCAAAGTCGAAACCGCGCTGCCAGCCGTTTTAAGGGACCCCGTTCCGGCGGCAGGCGGGGGGTACCCGCGGCAGCGGGAGGTTGCGGCCGCGGATAAGAGAGAACGGCGCCGAAACGCCGGGAGGCCGCGTCTTTGCGGGGTGAAGTGCGGGTGTGGGCTTCGGCCTCGGGGGGCGGGATCAGGCGGCGGGCGGGGTCAGGTGCACCTGGAGCAGCGGGCCGATGGCGGCCATGCACTCCTCGATGGTGTAGTAGGTGTAGCCGGCGATCAGCCGGCCGCTTTCGTAGACATCCACGGCCGGGGTGCAGGGCGGGTGGGCGAAAAGGGCGTTGACGATGACCCGCCGGTCGGTTGCCCCCGAGGCCAGGAGGACCCCTGCATCCTGCTGGCTCTCCAGGTCGAAGGCCGGCAGGTGGGCCGGGCGCGGCTGCTGGTTGGCGTACATCATCTGATAGCGCACGCTGGGGGCGATATAGAGGGCCGCCGCTGGCGCCGGCACGCGAACCGTTGCGTGCAGCGAGCGGAAGAAGGCCTTTTCGACCGGCAGCAGATCCTGAAAGGTGACCAGCCGTCCGGCACGCAGATAGGGCGCCATGGTCTGCAGAATCCGGGATAGAAACTCCTGCCAGCCGGTTACGCTGTCGCTCGGGCCGACCCCCGCGCGTTTCGCGATGGTCTCGCTGACATGGCGTCCGGTGTCGTCCTGATGGGCCATACGGGTTTCCTTTCGCAGCAGGGGTGGGGGGATTCCGCCGGGGTTAAGTGGGCTGCAACCCGGAGCGAGTGTTTCAAATTTTTTCAAAAATGGGAAATGATTTCGATGTCTGGGGGATCCTTCGGTCCGGATTTTTGGCCGGGATCCGCCGGGACGGCCGCCGTCGGTCTCCCACATAGCGCTTGACAAAACGCCGGCTCCCGCCTGTATAACACCTTTAAGCCCTTCGCGGCCGCCCGCTTCCCGACCTTCGCCTTCAAACCGCCCAAGGTGACGCCATGCTTTCCAATCGCGAGATTGCCGCCGCCATGCAGATCAGGCTGGAAGAAGCGCTCCCGGAAATGCCCGCATTCGCCCCCGGGGTGCGCCGCGCCCCGGACCGCGGCTTTCGCCTGACCCGCGCCCAGACGGTCACGGCCCTAAAAAATGCCCTGCGTTACATTCCCGCGGCCCACCACGCCGCCCTGGCCCCCGAGTTTCTATCGGAGTTGAAAGCGCGCGGCCGCATTTACGGCTACCGCTTCCGCCCCGCCGGACCGATCGTTGCCCGGCCGATCGGGGAGTACACCGGCCGATGCCTCGCCGGCCGGGCCTGTCAGCTGATGATCGACAACAACCTGGACTTCGAGGTGGCCCTCTACCCTTACGAACTGGTGACCTACGGGGAGACCGGCAGCGTCTGCCAGAACTGGATGCAGTACCGCCTGATCCAAAAATACCTCCAGCAGCTGACCGACGACCAGACCCTGGTGATGCAGTCCGGCCACCCCCTGGGGCTTTTCCGCTCCTCCCCTGCAGCCCCGCGGGTGATCATCACCAACGGCCTGATGGTGGGGCTCTACGACAACCCCGCGGACTGGGAGATCGCCGCCCAGATGGGGGTCTCTTCCTACGGCCAGATGACCGCCGGCGGCTGGATGTACATCGGTCCCCAGGGCATCGTTCACGGCACCTACACCACCCTTCTGGGGGCCGCCCGCCGGCGCTGCGGGATCGGCCCCGACCAGGACCTAGGCGGGCTGCTGTTCGTCTCCTCCGGGCTGGGCGGCATGAGCGGGGCCCAGCCCAAGGCCGCCAGCATCGCCGGGGCGGTCTCGGTCATCGCCGAGGTGGACGACTCGCGCA encodes:
- a CDS encoding topoisomerase DNA-binding C4 zinc finger domain-containing protein → MEARVWQVATVGADIRCPACGADAINRYGSTRNGKRRFLCLVCGRQFVWPSGKAEATERPNCPRCGAPMHVYMRRKSVTRYRCRNYPKCRTFVKVDKSQEE